CAGCTTGGATGCGGTGTCGGCGGGCACCTTCTCCTCGCCCTTGCCGTCGACACCGCCCTTGCCGGTGTCACCGCCACCGCCGTCGCCGCCGCCGGTGCCACCGCTGGAGTTCGCGGTCTGGTCCTTCTTGTCGTCGCCACCGGCGGACGCGAAGTACCAGATGCCGCCGACGACGAGCGCGAGCGCGGCGACCGCCGCGACGACGATCAGCGGCGTGTTGTTCTTCCGCCCGCCGGCCTGGGGGTGCGGCGGTACGGGCTGCTGCGGATAGCCGTAACCGGGCTGCTGGCCATAGGGGTTGGGCGGCTGGCCGTACGGAGGCTGCGGCGTGGGGTAGCCGTAGCCGGGCTGCTGCGGGGGCTGGGGGGCCTGGGGGTAGCCGTAGCCCGGCTGCGGGGTGCCGTAGGGCGGCTGCGGCTGCGGCGGGGTCTGCGGGGCGCCGAATCCCGGCTGCTGCGGGGGCGTCTGCGGCGGCTGCTGGCCCTGGGGCGGGCCGAAGCCGGGCTGCTGCGGGGGCTGGTTCGGCGGCTGGTTCGGCGGGGGCGGGGGCTGGGTCATGGCGGGGTACCTCGAGGCGGGGCGGCGGGGCGACGGGGATGTGGGGAGCCGTGGGGCGGCGTCAGTTGCCGAAGGCGAGAATCAGCTTCCCCTTCGAGTCGTCGTTGCCGGCCAGCCTCGTCGAGGAGAGGTAGAAGCGGCCGTCGACCCAGTCGTAGGCCTTGGAGTAGAAGCCGTTCTCCAGGTCGGCCGTGCCCGCCGGGTTGCGCAGCAGCTTCGCCGGCTTGTGGTCCGAGCCGCTCGTCGCGATCGACACGACCTCGCCGCCCGCGTCGTACGACGGCTCGACATAGGCGATGAGCTTGCCGCCCTCCACCTTCATCGGCAGCATCGACTCGTCCGCCGGGGACTTCACGCGCCACTTCTCCTTGCCGCTGGCCAGGTTGATGGCGACGATCTCGTTCGGCCCGGTGGTCGCCTTGGTCGGCAGGTAGAGCGTGTTCGCGTCGGCCGCCACGCCCTCGCAGCCCTGCAGGTCGCGGTCGAGGATCTGCCAGCCGCACTGCGGGGCGAAGTTCTCGTCGAATCCGACCTGGGAGCGGAAGCGCCCCTTGGCGTCGAAGGTGGAGATGTTCCAGGCCTTCTTGTCCTCGTTGGTGCTGTAGACGACGAGCGGGTCGACGGAGTAGGTCCGTGAGACGGTCCAGCCCTTGTCGAACTCCTGCGTCCACCTGACCTTGCCGGTCTTCGGGTCGAGCTCCTGGATCTCCTCGTGCTCGTTCGCCTCGGAGGCGTCGCAGGACGCGACGGAGACCAGCCTGGCGCCGCCCGCGAACGCGGTCGGGAAGCAGGAACTGCCGTACTTCGTCTTCTCGAACAGCTTCTTGCCGCTGTCGACGTCGAATCCCACCCCGGACTGGGCGCGGCCCGCCACCACCGTCTTGCCGGTGATGGACAGCGAGACGTTGATGGTGTTGTCGAACAGCGCGCCGTCGCCGAGCGTGCCGCTCCAGCCCTCCGCGCCGGTGTTCAGGTCGAGTTGCTGGAGCTTGTTGCACTTGGCGCGCTCGCCGGTGCCACTCTCGTACGCCACCACGACCTTGTCGTCGGCCGACTTCTGGGGGGTGACCGAGCAGATCTTCTGCGGGAAGGTCAACGGGCCCCAGGCCGTCGCGCCGTCGGCCACGCCGTAGGCGAAGACCTGCTTGTACGCCGCCTTCACCACCGTCTTGCCGGTGATCCACATGCCCGGGGCGTCGGCACCCGAACCGGGCGTGTCCGGCGGCGACTTGTACCAGAGGACCTTCGCCTCACCGGCCTGGCGGCCCGAGTTGAGGTCCTCGGGGTCGGAGCCCTTCGTACCGCCGGAGCCGCCCGACGTGCCGGACGCGGTGGGCTTGGGGTCGTCGCTCTGCCCGGCGACCGGCTTCTTGCCGTCGTCCCCGCCGCGGGTCACCGCGTACGCGACGCCGCCGATGACGGCCAGGGCGAGGACGGCCGCCACCGCGATCAGCACCGGCCTGCCCTTGCGGGGACCGGTCGGCGGCATTCCGGGGCCGCCCGGGTACTGGGGCTGCGACGGATACCCGTAGCCGGGCTGCGCTCCGTACGGGCCGGGCTGCTGGGGCTGACCGTAGGGGCCAGGTTGGCCGTATGGGTTGGGCTGCGCGTACGGACCGGGCTGCTGGGCGTACGGGCCCGGCTGCTGGGGTGGCTGCGCGGGCGGCTGAGGCGGTGGTGGAGGCTGGGGGTGGCCGTAGCCGGGCTGCGGGGACGACGGGCCCTGCGGCGGCGGGGACTGCGGGGGCGGCGGCGCCCCGAATCCGCCCTCCGGCGGCGGATCCTGCGGCGGCCCGAAACCACCCTGCGGCGGCTGTGTCATCAGCGCTTTCCCCCGTTCGATCACTGATTTCCAGCCACGCCGCGAGGCGCTTGATGAGCCGGAGTCGTACTCAGACAGTTCTCAGACGGCTCTTTCTATCACTCGGCACCGACAACGCACCGGGCCGGCTCGTCCGCTGTTCCCAAGGGACGACCGGCCCGTGATACCGCCGTTACGCCTTCACACGTCCTTCACGCGTCCTCGGCGAGTTCGAGCCAGCGCAGCTCCAGTTCCTCCCGCTGGCCGGCCAAGTCACGCAGTTCCGCGTCCAGTTCCGCCACCTTCGCGAAGTCCGTGGCGTTCTCGGCGATCTGGGCGTGCAGCTTGGTCTCCCGCTCGGAGACCTTGTCCAACTGCCGCTCGATCTTCTGCAGTTCCTTCTTCGCGGCGCGCTGGTCGGCGGAGCTCTTCTCGGCGACGGGCTTGTCCGCGACCGGGGCGGCCGCGGCGACCGCCTCCTCCATCCGCTGCCGTCGCTCCAGGTACTCGTCGATGCCACGCGGCAGCATCCGCAACGTGGCGTCGCCCAGCAGCGCGAAGACGCGGTCGGTGGTGCGCTCGACGAAGAACCGGTCGTGGGAGATGACGATCATCGAGCCGGGCCAGCCGTCGAGGAGGTCCTCCAGCTGGGTCAGGGTCTCGATGTCGAGGTCGTTGGTGGGCTCGTCGAGGAAGAGGACGTTGGGCTCGTCCATGAGCAGCCGCAGCAGCTGGAGCCGGCGGCGCTCACCGCCGGAGAGGTCGCCGACCGGCGTCCACTGCTTCTCCTTGTTGAAGCCGAACGTCTCGCACAGCTGCCCGGCGGTCATCTCGCGTCCCTTGCCGAGGTCGACGCGCTCGCGCACCTGCTGGACGGCCTCCAGCACCCGCAGGTTCGGGTTCAGCTCGGCGACCTCCTGGGAGAGGTAGG
The sequence above is drawn from the Streptomyces sp. SLBN-31 genome and encodes:
- a CDS encoding PQQ-binding-like beta-propeller repeat protein, translated to MTQPPQGGFGPPQDPPPEGGFGAPPPPQSPPPQGPSSPQPGYGHPQPPPPPQPPAQPPQQPGPYAQQPGPYAQPNPYGQPGPYGQPQQPGPYGAQPGYGYPSQPQYPGGPGMPPTGPRKGRPVLIAVAAVLALAVIGGVAYAVTRGGDDGKKPVAGQSDDPKPTASGTSGGSGGTKGSDPEDLNSGRQAGEAKVLWYKSPPDTPGSGADAPGMWITGKTVVKAAYKQVFAYGVADGATAWGPLTFPQKICSVTPQKSADDKVVVAYESGTGERAKCNKLQQLDLNTGAEGWSGTLGDGALFDNTINVSLSITGKTVVAGRAQSGVGFDVDSGKKLFEKTKYGSSCFPTAFAGGARLVSVASCDASEANEHEEIQELDPKTGKVRWTQEFDKGWTVSRTYSVDPLVVYSTNEDKKAWNISTFDAKGRFRSQVGFDENFAPQCGWQILDRDLQGCEGVAADANTLYLPTKATTGPNEIVAINLASGKEKWRVKSPADESMLPMKVEGGKLIAYVEPSYDAGGEVVSIATSGSDHKPAKLLRNPAGTADLENGFYSKAYDWVDGRFYLSSTRLAGNDDSKGKLILAFGN